The following proteins are co-located in the Clavibacter capsici genome:
- a CDS encoding GtrA family protein, whose product MDQHAHDVDAPREEAPAPGILLRLIKDERVAFLLVGGFNTVLGTAWFALFFLLWGHAIPYPIVLVIAWAVQLPVAFTLHRKLVFKVSGNLIPDFSRYTLVNLMPLFANMLLLPLVVETTPLEPIVAQVLVTIVITVATYTGHKFFSFRRPRDEAVR is encoded by the coding sequence ATGGACCAGCACGCGCACGACGTCGACGCACCCCGCGAGGAGGCCCCGGCTCCCGGCATCCTCCTCCGGCTGATCAAGGACGAGCGCGTGGCGTTCCTCCTGGTCGGCGGCTTCAACACGGTGCTCGGCACGGCGTGGTTCGCCCTGTTCTTCCTGCTGTGGGGGCACGCGATCCCGTACCCGATCGTGCTCGTGATCGCCTGGGCGGTGCAGCTGCCCGTCGCGTTCACGCTGCACCGGAAGCTCGTGTTCAAGGTCAGCGGCAACCTGATCCCGGACTTCTCCCGCTACACGCTCGTCAACCTCATGCCGCTGTTCGCCAACATGCTGCTGCTGCCGCTGGTGGTGGAGACGACCCCGCTCGAGCCGATCGTGGCGCAGGTGCTCGTGACCATCGTGATCACCGTGGCCACGTACACGGGCCACAAGTTCTTCTCGTTCCGCCGGCCGCGCGACGAGGCCGTGCGCTGA
- a CDS encoding O-antigen ligase family protein, whose translation MTLPSRLPLPERLPDLLGSARFSAALTQCILGTAVLSHALRSTMGWAGLVAVVVALVAMAAASLAAKRGDWEWRGLLPISLLVLVAWCAATLLWTAYQPDAIGGVLYLVASAFLAVYVGVVRDLIQIVRATGDVLRLVLVASLALEVLAGLLIDGPIPFLGIRGALDRLGPIQGLLGERNALGILALVAAVTFAVELLTRSVSRGRGIFSLTTALLVASLTRSSVILGTFLVLGLAALAILALRHLARQARPLANSAALVLAAVVAVLVVAFRSPVLQVLQARPDYLQRVDLWREMLRLIDLNTIEGWGFVGFWRRDAYPYTALDLVSRGAQETGRNAYLDLYLQAGLVGLVLFAAFCALALGRSWVLATTKRGVGYVWPALVVVVLVVASLAESVTLMEWGWVLLVICAVKAAQGRSWRHGLPEQHRPG comes from the coding sequence ATGACGCTGCCCTCCCGCCTGCCGCTCCCCGAGCGCCTGCCCGACCTCCTCGGCTCGGCGCGCTTCTCGGCCGCGCTCACGCAGTGCATCCTCGGCACCGCGGTCCTGTCGCACGCCCTCCGGTCGACCATGGGCTGGGCCGGGCTCGTCGCCGTGGTGGTGGCGCTCGTGGCCATGGCCGCGGCATCCCTCGCGGCCAAGCGCGGCGACTGGGAGTGGCGCGGCCTCCTGCCCATCTCCCTCCTCGTCCTCGTGGCCTGGTGCGCGGCGACGCTGCTCTGGACGGCGTACCAGCCGGACGCGATCGGCGGGGTGCTCTACCTCGTGGCGTCCGCGTTCCTCGCGGTGTACGTGGGCGTCGTGCGCGACCTCATCCAGATCGTGCGGGCGACCGGCGACGTGCTGCGGCTGGTGCTCGTCGCCTCCCTCGCGCTGGAGGTGCTGGCGGGGCTCCTCATCGACGGCCCCATCCCGTTCCTCGGGATCCGCGGCGCCCTCGACCGCCTCGGCCCCATCCAGGGCCTGCTCGGCGAGCGCAACGCCCTCGGGATCCTCGCGCTCGTCGCCGCCGTGACCTTCGCCGTCGAGCTCCTCACCCGCTCCGTCTCCCGAGGGCGCGGGATCTTCTCGCTGACCACCGCGCTGCTGGTCGCGTCGCTCACCCGCTCGTCGGTGATCCTCGGCACGTTCCTCGTCCTCGGCCTCGCCGCCCTCGCGATCCTCGCCCTCCGCCACCTCGCCCGCCAGGCCCGGCCGCTCGCCAACAGCGCGGCCCTCGTGCTCGCCGCGGTCGTGGCCGTGCTCGTCGTGGCCTTCCGCTCCCCCGTTCTCCAGGTCCTCCAGGCGCGCCCCGACTACCTCCAGCGCGTGGACCTGTGGCGCGAGATGCTGCGCCTCATCGACCTCAACACCATCGAGGGCTGGGGCTTCGTCGGCTTCTGGCGCCGCGACGCCTACCCGTACACCGCGCTCGACCTCGTGAGCCGCGGCGCGCAGGAGACGGGCCGCAACGCCTACCTCGACCTCTACCTGCAGGCCGGGCTCGTGGGGCTCGTGCTGTTCGCCGCGTTCTGCGCCCTGGCGCTCGGGCGCTCCTGGGTCCTCGCGACCACCAAGCGCGGCGTCGGCTACGTCTGGCCCGCGCTCGTGGTCGTCGTGCTCGTGGTCGCGTCACTGGCCGAGAGCGTCACCCTCATGGAGTGGGGCTGGGTCCTGCTCGTGATCTGCGCCGTCAAGGCCGCGCAGGGCCGCAGCTGGCGGCACGGTCTGCCGGAGCAGCACCGGCCGGGCTGA